One Herbaspirillum rubrisubalbicans genomic window carries:
- the ftsY gene encoding signal recognition particle-docking protein FtsY, producing MFSFFKRKPKPEAQPALPPQAEPAPAPAVPAPVVPAATAPVAPAATADIPAAPVAAAPASQPAPPPEPVAASEEEVEIVAAPEPAPEAKRSWLSRLKAGLSKTSSNLTTLFVGARIDEDLYEELESALLVSDAGVEATQWLLAELKKKVKNERLTEAAQVRTALRTLLIDLLQPLQRPLVLDRAKPLVMMIAGVNGAGKTTTIGKLALHLQAHGQSVLLAAGDTFRAAAREQLAVWGERNNVQVIAQESGDPAAVAYDSVHSAQARGTHVVMVDTAGRLPTQLHLMDELKKIKRVIAKAMASAPHEVLLVIDGNTGQNALAQVKAFDDALGLTGLVVTKLDGTAKGGILAAIAKTRPVPLYFIGVGEKIEDLQPFNATEFVDALLS from the coding sequence ATGTTCAGTTTCTTCAAGAGAAAACCCAAACCGGAAGCGCAACCCGCGCTGCCACCCCAGGCCGAACCGGCGCCTGCTCCTGCCGTCCCTGCACCTGTCGTTCCTGCTGCTACGGCGCCTGTAGCGCCTGCTGCCACTGCCGATATCCCCGCCGCCCCGGTCGCTGCGGCACCCGCAAGCCAGCCGGCACCGCCGCCCGAGCCGGTGGCCGCCAGCGAGGAAGAGGTCGAGATCGTGGCCGCCCCCGAACCTGCGCCCGAGGCCAAGCGCTCCTGGCTCTCGCGCCTCAAGGCCGGCCTGTCCAAGACCTCCAGCAACCTGACCACGCTCTTCGTCGGTGCGCGCATTGATGAAGATTTGTACGAGGAGCTGGAGTCGGCCCTGCTGGTATCGGACGCCGGGGTCGAAGCCACCCAGTGGCTGCTGGCCGAACTGAAGAAAAAGGTCAAGAACGAGCGCCTCACTGAAGCCGCCCAGGTGCGCACCGCCCTGCGTACCTTGTTGATCGACCTGCTGCAGCCGCTGCAGCGCCCGCTGGTCCTGGATCGCGCCAAGCCGTTGGTGATGATGATTGCCGGCGTCAACGGCGCCGGCAAGACCACCACCATCGGCAAGCTGGCGCTGCACCTGCAGGCGCACGGCCAGTCGGTGCTGCTGGCGGCCGGCGACACCTTCCGCGCCGCCGCCCGCGAGCAACTGGCGGTCTGGGGCGAACGCAACAACGTCCAGGTGATCGCGCAGGAGTCGGGCGACCCGGCGGCGGTGGCCTATGACTCGGTGCATTCGGCGCAGGCGCGCGGCACCCATGTGGTGATGGTCGATACTGCGGGCCGTCTGCCCACGCAATTGCACCTGATGGATGAACTCAAGAAGATCAAGCGGGTCATTGCCAAGGCGATGGCCTCGGCGCCGCACGAAGTGCTGCTGGTCATCGATGGCAACACCGGCCAGAATGCGCTGGCGCAAGTGAAGGCCTTCGATGATGCGCTGGGGTTGACCGGCCTGGTGGTGACCAAGCTGGATGGCACGGCCAAGGGCGGCATCCTGGCTGCCATCGCCAAGACCCGCCCGGTGCCGCTGTACTTCATCGGCGTGGGTGAAAAGATCGAAGACCTGCAACCC